One Candidatus Zixiibacteriota bacterium DNA window includes the following coding sequences:
- a CDS encoding MBL fold metallo-hydrolase: MKRRSFIGFLTGSCLLGLRDSVEAVCNPALVRLLDRGKQLVQARGAAKPSLGDYFVQWYGHSSFLIHSGSQTKVVADPNFNVTPGIEADAVTVSNDHFTHNNVGAVGGNPVILRGITFRQTWNPIRTSVKDITIVNIPSQRGRSWGGVANSIFIYEMGSLCLAHLGNIGHLLTPEQEKALQRVDVMMVPIDGVTNLGFEEIVKVIEQIKPPIVIPMHYDVAGQGELFAGFARERYPVRRVAGSQLTLSRAMLPKSTEVFVLSHPKPWSTAE, encoded by the coding sequence ATGAAACGGCGGAGTTTCATCGGCTTTCTCACCGGGTCTTGTCTGCTGGGGCTGCGCGATTCGGTCGAGGCGGTCTGCAATCCCGCGCTGGTTCGCCTGCTGGATCGCGGCAAGCAGCTTGTCCAGGCACGGGGTGCGGCAAAGCCGTCGCTGGGCGACTACTTCGTGCAGTGGTACGGACATTCCAGCTTTCTCATCCACTCAGGCAGCCAGACGAAGGTGGTTGCCGATCCGAACTTCAACGTTACCCCCGGAATCGAGGCTGACGCGGTTACCGTCAGCAACGATCATTTCACCCACAACAATGTCGGCGCGGTGGGCGGCAACCCTGTGATCCTTCGAGGCATCACTTTCAGGCAAACCTGGAACCCGATCCGGACGAGCGTCAAGGACATCACGATCGTCAACATTCCGAGCCAGCGCGGGCGGAGCTGGGGCGGAGTCGCAAACTCGATCTTCATCTACGAGATGGGCAGCCTCTGCCTCGCCCATCTCGGCAACATCGGCCACCTCCTGACGCCGGAGCAGGAAAAGGCGCTGCAACGCGTGGACGTCATGATGGTTCCGATCGACGGGGTGACCAACCTCGGGTTCGAGGAGATCGTGAAGGTGATCGAGCAGATCAAGCCGCCGATCGTGATCCCCATGCACTACGACGTGGCGGGCCAGGGAGAGCTGTTCGCAGGGTTTGCCCGGGAGCGTTACCCGGTGCGCAGGGTTGCCGGTTCGCAGCTGACGCTCAGCCGCGCGATGCTGCCGAAATCGACGGAGGTCTTCGTGCTCTCCCACCCGAAACCATGGTCGACCGCCGAATAA
- the dksA gene encoding RNA polymerase-binding protein DksA encodes MTEKEIEFFRNLLQQRIHELRSEAVRTVENMDEDENFPDPADRALMESNRNSILRIRDRERKLIFKIQEALRRLEAGEYGICEGCGEEIGIERLKARPVTTLCIDCKSDQEIAEKKAGRFV; translated from the coding sequence GTGACCGAAAAAGAAATCGAGTTCTTCCGCAACCTGCTGCAACAAAGGATTCACGAGCTCCGATCCGAGGCGGTGCGGACGGTCGAAAACATGGACGAGGACGAGAATTTCCCTGATCCGGCCGACCGTGCCCTCATGGAATCGAACCGCAACTCCATTCTTCGCATTCGCGACCGGGAGCGCAAGCTCATTTTCAAGATCCAGGAGGCGCTACGTCGTCTGGAAGCCGGCGAGTACGGGATCTGCGAGGGCTGCGGCGAGGAGATCGGCATCGAGCGCCTGAAAGCGAGACCCGTCACCACGTTGTGCATCGATTGCAAGTCCGACCAGGAAATCGCGGAAAAGAAAGCGGGAAGGTTCGTTTGA